From Mucilaginibacter gotjawali:
AAGCGGTAAATTCGATTGGGTGATGGGCACGGGCCAAAGCCGCACGCACATGATCTATGTTGTGCCGGGTGGCAAACGCGTGTACACCACCAACGTTGCTTCGGGCACCGTAAGTATTTTGCAGGATAGCCTCATCGTTTCAAGGCCGTTCCCTAATGGTTTTACGCCGCCACCGCACCACGACTGGGTACAAACGCTCATCCCCGTATCTACCGGTTCCGAAGGGTTTGACGTTTCGCCGGACGGTAAGGAATTATGGACTGCTGCGTCTGATGACGGCACCATAGCGGTGATCAACCTTGCCGCTAATAAATTAGCCACTACAATTGATGCAAAGGCCATTGGCGCCAACCGCCTTAAGTTTACGCCTGATGGCAAGCGTGTGCTGGTAAGCAGCCTGCGCACAGGCGATCTGTTTGTATTTGACGCAGCAAGCCACCAACTCATCAAAAAGTTGAACACCGGCAAAGGCGCAGCAGGGATCCTGATGGATGACGATGGCTCGCGTGCATTTATCGGCTGTACCGGGGATAACTACGTAGCGGTTATCGACCTGAAAACCCTGGAAGTTAGCGGGCATATTGACGTAAAAGGGGCGGATGGATTGGCCTGGGCGGTGAGGCGGTAGGGAAAATCTCTGTATTTATATTAGACTTTTCTTTTTTCTTTACTAGGGCCAAACGTTTTTCTTTACTAGGGCCAAACGTTATTTATCCAAATTTATCCAAAGCTATTGAATTTTCTTATCCATATGCGAATCTTTCATTGAATCGACCAAAGCCCTCGAAGTTGATAGTAAAATCAAATTAGCCTATTCAATACTGAAATATTAGAATAAGTTTGTATATAAATATTTAAGGGCAACGCTCTGATCGAATAATTATAGTATAATTGTTTTAATTGTATTGATCTGAAATCCATGAGTGAAGAGAATTTCATAGCTGAAGACGAAAT
This genomic window contains:
- a CDS encoding YncE family protein; amino-acid sequence: MKNIKPRLIRVLAAGLLMCTLVYTANNCAAQATPARTLLALSKGDHVLAIIDPVSLKVIATVPVGSDPHEVVASADGKTAYVTIYGGGSMHELNVIDLVGQKALPTIDTRPMMGPHGITFVDGKVWFTAEGTKTVGRYDPASGKFDWVMGTGQSRTHMIYVVPGGKRVYTTNVASGTVSILQDSLIVSRPFPNGFTPPPHHDWVQTLIPVSTGSEGFDVSPDGKELWTAASDDGTIAVINLAANKLATTIDAKAIGANRLKFTPDGKRVLVSSLRTGDLFVFDAASHQLIKKLNTGKGAAGILMDDDGSRAFIGCTGDNYVAVIDLKTLEVSGHIDVKGADGLAWAVRR